The Klebsiella sp. RIT-PI-d genome includes a region encoding these proteins:
- the prfB gene encoding peptide chain release factor 2 (programmed frameshift), whose amino-acid sequence MFEINPVKNRIQDLTDRSGVLRGYLDYDAKKERLEEVNAELEQPDVWNEPERAQALGKERSSLEAIVETLDQMSQGLEDVSGLLDLAVEAEDEETFNEAVAELDVLEEKLAQLEFRRMFSGEYDSADCYLDIQAGSGGTEAQDWASMLTRMYLRWAEARGFKTEIIEESEGEVAGIKSVTIKIIGDYAYGWLRTETGVHRLVRKSPFDSGGRRHTSFSSAFVYPEVDEDIDIDINPADLRIDVYRASGAGGQHVNRTESAVRITHIPTNTVTQCQNDRSQHKNKDQAMKQMKAKLYELEMQKKNAEKQAMEDNKSDIGWGSQIRSYVLDDSRIKDLRTGVETRNTQAVLDGSLDQFIEASLKAGL is encoded by the exons ATGTTTGAAATTAACCCGGTAAAGAACCGCATTCAGGATCTCACAGATCGCTCCGGCGTTCTTAGGGGGTATCTT GACTATGATGCGAAGAAAGAGCGTCTCGAAGAAGTAAACGCCGAGCTGGAACAGCCGGACGTGTGGAACGAACCTGAACGTGCTCAGGCGCTGGGTAAAGAACGTTCCTCTCTCGAAGCTATTGTTGAAACCCTCGATCAAATGTCTCAGGGACTGGAAGATGTCTCCGGGCTGCTGGATCTGGCTGTCGAAGCCGAAGACGAAGAGACCTTCAACGAAGCCGTTGCAGAACTCGATGTGCTGGAAGAAAAACTGGCCCAGCTGGAGTTTCGTCGCATGTTCTCTGGCGAATATGATAGCGCCGACTGCTACCTCGATATTCAGGCCGGTTCTGGCGGTACAGAAGCGCAGGACTGGGCCAGTATGCTCACGCGCATGTATCTGCGCTGGGCCGAAGCTCGTGGTTTTAAAACCGAGATTATTGAAGAGTCTGAAGGTGAAGTCGCCGGCATCAAATCCGTGACCATCAAGATTATCGGAGATTACGCTTACGGCTGGTTGCGTACCGAAACCGGCGTTCACCGCCTGGTGCGTAAAAGCCCGTTCGACTCCGGCGGACGCCGTCATACCTCGTTCAGCTCTGCGTTTGTGTACCCGGAAGTTGACGAAGATATTGATATCGACATTAACCCGGCGGATCTGCGCATCGACGTTTATCGCGCCTCGGGTGCGGGTGGTCAGCACGTTAACCGTACCGAATCTGCGGTGCGTATTACCCACATTCCGACCAACACGGTCACCCAGTGTCAGAATGACCGTTCCCAGCATAAAAACAAAGACCAGGCCATGAAGCAGATGAAAGCGAAGCTTTATGAACTGGAAATGCAGAAGAAAAACGCTGAGAAACAGGCGATGGAAGATAACAAGTCTGACATCGGCTGGGGTAGCCAAATCCGTTCTTATGTCCTTGATGACTCCCGCATTAAAGACCTGCGCACCGGGGTTGAAACCCGCAATACGCAGGCCGTGCTGGACGGCAGCCTGGATCAATTCATCGAAGCAAGTTTGAAAGCAGGGTTATGA
- the ygfZ gene encoding tRNA-modifying protein YgfZ, whose protein sequence is MSFTPFPPRQPSASARLPLTLMTLDDWALSTITGADSEKYLQGQVTADVAALTEHQHLLAAHCDAKGKMWSNMRIFHHAGGFAWIERRSLRDAQLNELKKYAVFSKVAIAADDESVLLGVAGFQARAALANLFSELPDAEKQMVKEGDTSVLWFAHPGERFLLVTDAATAQRVTDALRGEAQLNNSQQWLALNIEAGLPVIDAVNSGQFIPQATNLQALGGISFKKGCYTGQEMVARAKFRGANKRALWSLAGQASRVPEAGEDLELQMGENWRRTGTILAAVQLDDGSLRVQAVMNNDMEPDSVFRVRDDANTLHIEPLPYSLEES, encoded by the coding sequence ATGTCATTTACTCCGTTTCCTCCGCGCCAGCCTTCCGCTTCTGCACGTTTGCCGCTGACGCTTATGACGCTTGACGACTGGGCGCTGTCGACCATTACCGGCGCGGACAGTGAAAAATATTTACAGGGCCAGGTGACCGCCGATGTGGCTGCGCTTACGGAGCATCAGCACCTGCTGGCGGCACATTGTGATGCCAAAGGGAAGATGTGGAGCAACATGCGCATTTTTCATCACGCCGGTGGCTTCGCCTGGATTGAGCGCCGCAGCCTGCGCGATGCGCAGCTTAACGAGCTGAAAAAGTACGCGGTCTTCTCCAAAGTGGCCATTGCTGCTGACGACGAGTCCGTTCTACTCGGCGTGGCCGGATTTCAGGCGCGCGCGGCGCTGGCGAATTTATTTAGCGAACTGCCGGATGCCGAAAAGCAGATGGTTAAAGAAGGCGACACCTCGGTGCTGTGGTTTGCCCACCCCGGCGAGCGCTTTCTGCTGGTAACCGATGCCGCCACCGCGCAGCGCGTGACCGACGCCCTGCGCGGTGAAGCGCAGTTGAATAATAGCCAGCAGTGGCTGGCGCTGAATATTGAAGCGGGTCTGCCGGTTATCGACGCGGTAAACAGCGGGCAGTTTATTCCGCAGGCCACCAATTTACAGGCGCTGGGTGGTATCAGCTTTAAAAAAGGCTGCTATACCGGGCAGGAGATGGTGGCGCGCGCCAAGTTCCGCGGTGCTAACAAACGCGCGCTGTGGTCGCTGGCAGGCCAGGCCAGTCGTGTACCGGAAGCTGGAGAAGATCTGGAACTGCAAATGGGTGAGAACTGGCGTCGTACCGGCACCATTCTGGCAGCCGTGCAGCTTGATGACGGCAGTCTGCGGGTTCAGGCGGTCATGAATAACGATATGGAGCCGGACAGCGTTTTCCGCGTACGCGATGACGCAAACACCCTGCACATTGAGCCGCTGCCCTATTCGCTGGAAGAAAGTTAA
- the sdhE gene encoding FAD assembly factor SdhE, which translates to MDITNKARIHWACRRGMRELDISIMPFFEYEYDTLSDNDKQLFIRLLECDDPDLFNWLMNHGKPADAELHRMVQLIQTRNRERGPVAI; encoded by the coding sequence ATGGATATTACTAACAAAGCCCGTATCCACTGGGCGTGCCGCCGCGGTATGCGCGAACTCGATATTTCCATCATGCCTTTCTTCGAATACGAGTACGACACGCTGAGTGACAATGACAAACAACTGTTTATTCGTCTTTTAGAATGCGACGACCCAGACCTGTTCAACTGGTTGATGAATCACGGAAAACCCGCTGACGCTGAGCTACACCGCATGGTGCAATTAATTCAAACACGGAATCGGGAACGTGGTCCTGTGGCAATCTGA
- the recJ gene encoding single-stranded-DNA-specific exonuclease RecJ, with translation MKQPIQLRRREVDDTAELPADLPDLLRRLYAGRGVKSAKDLERGVKGMLTWQQLTGIDKAVGMLYNALREGLRIVVVGDFDADGATSTALSVLALRALGCESVAYLVPNRFEDGYGLSPEVVDQAHARGAQMIMTVDNGISSITGVERAHALGLPVLVTDHHLPGDTLPDADAIVNPNLRDCDFPSKSLAGVGVAFYLMLALRSHLQQQGWFETRGIAPPKLAELLDLVALGTVADVVPLDANNRILTWQGLNRIRAGQCRPGIKALLEISRREPHRLAASDLGFALGPRLNAAGRLDDMSVGVALLLCDNIAEARVLASELDALNQTRKEIEQGMQIEALALCEKLERSREALPGGLAMYHPEWHQGVVGILASRIKERFHRPVIAFAPAGDGTLKGSGRSIAGLHMRDALERLDTLYPDLIIKFGGHAMAAGLSLEASRFDEFQQRFGELITDWLDPALLQGEVVSDGPLSPGDMTIETAEMLRDAGPWGQMFPEPLFDGRFRLLQQRIVGERHLKVMVEPVGGGPLLDGIAFNVDTSCWPDNGVREVELAYKLDINEFRGNRNLQIIIDHIWPV, from the coding sequence GTGAAACAACCGATACAACTACGCCGCCGCGAGGTGGATGATACTGCAGAGCTTCCAGCCGACCTGCCCGATTTATTACGGCGTTTGTACGCGGGCCGCGGCGTGAAAAGCGCGAAAGATCTGGAGCGTGGCGTCAAAGGGATGCTGACGTGGCAGCAACTGACCGGCATTGATAAAGCGGTCGGGATGCTCTACAACGCGCTGCGTGAAGGGCTGCGGATTGTGGTCGTCGGTGATTTTGACGCCGACGGTGCAACCAGTACCGCGCTTAGCGTACTGGCACTGCGGGCGCTGGGTTGCGAAAGCGTGGCGTATCTGGTGCCCAACCGATTTGAAGATGGCTACGGCTTAAGCCCGGAAGTGGTCGATCAGGCCCACGCCCGCGGCGCGCAGATGATCATGACCGTGGATAACGGCATCTCGTCGATTACCGGCGTTGAGCGGGCGCACGCGCTGGGGCTTCCGGTGCTGGTGACCGATCACCATCTGCCCGGTGACACGCTGCCGGATGCCGACGCGATTGTGAATCCAAATTTACGCGACTGTGATTTTCCGTCCAAGTCGCTGGCCGGCGTGGGTGTCGCATTTTATTTAATGCTGGCGTTGCGCAGTCATCTCCAGCAGCAAGGCTGGTTTGAAACCCGCGGTATTGCGCCGCCTAAACTGGCCGAGCTACTGGATTTAGTGGCGCTCGGCACGGTGGCCGATGTCGTACCGCTGGATGCTAACAACCGTATTCTCACCTGGCAGGGGCTAAACCGTATTCGGGCGGGCCAGTGCCGCCCCGGTATTAAGGCGCTGCTGGAGATCTCGCGTCGGGAGCCGCACCGTCTTGCTGCCAGCGATCTGGGTTTTGCGCTGGGCCCCCGGCTGAACGCAGCCGGACGACTGGATGACATGTCGGTGGGCGTTGCGCTGCTGCTGTGTGACAACATTGCCGAAGCCCGGGTGCTGGCCAGTGAACTTGATGCGCTAAATCAGACGCGTAAAGAGATCGAGCAGGGAATGCAAATCGAGGCGCTGGCGCTGTGTGAAAAACTGGAGCGCAGTCGTGAGGCGCTGCCCGGCGGGCTGGCGATGTACCATCCGGAATGGCATCAGGGCGTAGTGGGTATTCTGGCATCCAGAATCAAAGAGCGTTTTCACCGTCCGGTGATTGCCTTTGCGCCCGCAGGAGACGGCACGTTGAAAGGCTCTGGTCGTTCTATCGCCGGGCTGCATATGCGTGACGCGCTGGAGCGGCTGGACACGCTGTACCCGGATCTGATCATTAAATTCGGCGGTCATGCGATGGCGGCGGGGCTTTCGCTGGAGGCGTCGCGCTTCGACGAATTCCAGCAGCGCTTTGGCGAGCTAATCACTGACTGGCTCGATCCCGCTCTGCTACAAGGCGAAGTGGTTTCTGACGGTCCGCTCTCTCCTGGCGATATGACCATTGAAACTGCCGAAATGCTGCGTGACGCCGGTCCCTGGGGGCAAATGTTCCCTGAACCGTTATTTGACGGCCGCTTCCGCCTGCTGCAACAACGCATCGTCGGTGAACGCCATCTGAAAGTGATGGTCGAGCCGGTTGGCGGCGGTCCTCTGCTGGACGGTATTGCATTTAATGTCGATACCAGCTGCTGGCCGGATAACGGCGTACGGGAGGTGGAGCTGGCGTATAAACTTGATATTAATGAGTTTCGCGGCAACCGCAATTTGCAGATTATTATTGACCATATCTGGCCCGTATAG
- a CDS encoding MurR/RpiR family transcriptional regulator, translating into MFSHAAVASLNNLEMLVYHYVIKNRDKVMYMTIRELADAVDVSTTTVLRFCRKLKCEGYSEFRLRFKLYLEQEEPQQANFGASEIISFFKGVNNDEFDKLLDRAVDIILSSERIIFVGAGTSGALAKYGARFFSNVGKFSNHIDDPYFPVTNDMARNALAIVLSVSGETEEILRFATQFSLHNCKVLSVTSHEQSRLAKLADFNLSWHAPQTRIAGVYDITTQIPVIYILESIGRKLAKKLA; encoded by the coding sequence ATGTTCTCCCACGCCGCTGTCGCCAGTCTCAACAATCTTGAGATGCTGGTCTATCACTATGTGATTAAGAACCGTGACAAAGTCATGTACATGACCATTCGCGAGCTGGCTGATGCCGTGGACGTGTCGACAACTACCGTGCTGCGTTTTTGTCGCAAACTGAAGTGTGAAGGTTATTCAGAGTTTCGTCTGCGTTTTAAATTATATTTAGAGCAGGAAGAACCGCAACAGGCTAATTTCGGCGCCAGTGAAATTATTAGTTTTTTTAAAGGTGTAAATAACGACGAATTTGACAAACTACTCGATCGTGCTGTTGATATTATTTTATCCTCAGAGCGCATAATATTCGTTGGCGCGGGAACATCTGGCGCGCTGGCAAAATATGGCGCGCGTTTTTTCTCAAATGTTGGAAAATTTAGTAATCACATCGACGACCCCTATTTTCCGGTCACTAATGACATGGCCAGAAATGCCCTGGCAATTGTGCTTTCCGTGTCCGGAGAAACAGAAGAGATCCTGCGTTTTGCCACCCAGTTTAGTCTGCATAACTGCAAAGTGCTCTCCGTGACCAGCCATGAACAGTCACGCCTGGCAAAACTGGCGGATTTTAATCTCTCCTGGCACGCGCCACAAACGCGTATTGCAGGGGTTTATGATATTACTACTCAAATTCCTGTTATTTATATTCTGGAATCAATCGGCCGTAAACTGGCGAAAAAATTAGCGTAA
- the dsbC gene encoding bifunctional protein-disulfide isomerase/oxidoreductase DsbC has product MKKGLLFLSLMTPVFTGLAHADDAAIQQALAKLGVQSSDIQPAPVAGMKTVLTNSGVLYVSDDGKHMIQGPLYDVSGAQPVNVTNQMLMKHLNALEKEMIIYKAPQQKYVITVFTDITCGYCHKLHEEMSDYNALGITVRYLAFPRAGLQSQPEKDMKAIWCAKDRNKAFDDAMNSKGIKPASCDIDIANHYALGVQFGVNGTPAIVLSDGNVVPGYQGPKEMKAFLDEHQKQTGGK; this is encoded by the coding sequence ATGAAAAAAGGTTTGTTGTTCCTCTCGCTGATGACCCCGGTATTTACCGGTCTGGCCCACGCGGACGACGCTGCCATCCAGCAGGCGCTGGCAAAACTGGGCGTGCAAAGCTCAGACATTCAGCCTGCACCTGTCGCCGGAATGAAAACCGTGCTGACCAACAGCGGCGTGCTCTATGTCTCCGACGACGGCAAGCATATGATCCAGGGGCCGCTGTATGACGTTAGCGGCGCTCAGCCGGTCAACGTGACCAATCAGATGCTAATGAAGCACCTGAATGCGCTGGAAAAAGAGATGATTATCTATAAAGCGCCGCAGCAAAAATACGTTATCACGGTCTTCACCGACATCACGTGCGGCTACTGCCACAAGCTGCACGAAGAGATGAGCGATTACAATGCGCTGGGCATCACCGTGCGCTATCTGGCCTTCCCGCGCGCGGGCCTGCAAAGCCAGCCGGAAAAAGATATGAAGGCGATCTGGTGTGCGAAAGATCGTAACAAAGCCTTTGACGATGCCATGAACAGCAAGGGCATTAAGCCAGCATCCTGTGATATCGACATTGCCAACCACTACGCGCTTGGCGTGCAGTTCGGCGTCAACGGCACACCTGCCATCGTGCTTAGCGACGGCAACGTCGTGCCAGGTTATCAGGGGCCAAAAGAGATGAAAGCCTTTCTTGACGAGCATCAGAAACAGACTGGCGGTAAATAA
- the fldB gene encoding flavodoxin FldB — protein MNIGLFYGSSTCYTEMAAEKIRDIIGPELITLHNLKDDSPSLMEQYDVLILGIPTWDFGEIQEDWEAVWDQLSTLNLKGKLVALYGMGDQLGYGEWFLDALGMLHDRLATHEVKFIGYWPTDGYEFTSKIPVIADGKLFVGLALDETNQYDLSDERIETWCEQILIEMAEHFS, from the coding sequence ATGAATATCGGTCTTTTTTACGGTTCCAGCACCTGCTATACCGAGATGGCCGCGGAGAAAATTCGCGACATTATCGGGCCGGAACTGATTACGTTACACAACCTGAAGGACGATTCTCCTTCGCTAATGGAGCAGTATGATGTCCTTATTCTGGGCATTCCTACCTGGGATTTCGGCGAAATTCAGGAAGACTGGGAAGCCGTCTGGGATCAGTTGAGCACGCTCAATCTGAAGGGCAAACTGGTGGCCCTGTATGGGATGGGCGATCAGCTGGGCTATGGCGAGTGGTTTCTTGACGCACTCGGCATGCTGCACGATCGCCTGGCGACCCATGAGGTCAAATTTATTGGCTACTGGCCTACCGACGGCTATGAATTTACCAGCAAAATCCCGGTTATTGCCGACGGTAAGCTGTTTGTCGGTCTCGCGCTGGATGAAACCAACCAGTATGATCTGAGCGATGAGCGCATTGAGACGTGGTGCGAACAGATCCTTATCGAAATGGCAGAGCATTTCTCCTGA
- the lysS gene encoding lysine--tRNA ligase: protein MSEQNVQSADAAADLNNELKARREKLVSLREQGIAFPNDFRRDRTSDQLHAEFDAKENEELEALNIEVCVAGRMMTRRIMGKASFVTLQDVGGRIQLYVSRDDLPEGIYNEQFKKWDLGDILGAKGKLFKTKTGELSIHCTELRLLTKALRPLPDKFHGLQDQEARYRQRYLDLISNDESRNTFKVRSQIMAGIRQFMVGRGFMEVETPMMQVIPGGAAARPFITHHNALDLDMYLRIAPELYLKRLVVGGFERVFEINRNFRNEGISVRHNPEFTMMELYMAYADYKDLIELTESLFRTLAQDVLGKTEVPYGDNVFDFGKPFEKLTMREAIKKYRPETDMAELDNFDSAKTIAGSLGIKVEKSWGLGRLVTEIFEEVAEAHLIQPTFITEYPAEVSPLARRNDENPEITDRFEFFIGGREIGNGFSELNDAEDQAQRFQDQVDAKAAGDDEAMFFDEDYVTALEHGLPPTAGLGIGIDRMVMLFTNSHTIRDVILFPAMRPVK from the coding sequence ATGTCTGAACAAAACGTACAGAGCGCTGACGCGGCGGCCGATCTTAATAATGAGCTAAAAGCGCGTCGCGAGAAGCTTGTTAGCCTGCGTGAGCAGGGCATTGCTTTTCCGAACGATTTTCGTCGCGATCGCACCTCAGACCAACTGCATGCTGAATTTGATGCGAAAGAGAATGAAGAATTAGAGGCGCTGAACATTGAGGTCTGCGTTGCCGGTCGTATGATGACCCGCCGCATTATGGGTAAAGCCTCTTTTGTCACGCTTCAGGACGTTGGCGGCCGCATTCAGCTTTATGTTTCTCGTGACGATCTGCCGGAAGGCATCTACAACGAGCAGTTCAAAAAATGGGATCTCGGCGATATCCTCGGCGCGAAAGGTAAACTGTTCAAAACCAAAACCGGTGAACTGTCTATCCATTGCACCGAGCTGCGTCTGTTAACCAAAGCGCTGCGTCCGCTGCCAGACAAATTCCATGGCTTGCAGGATCAGGAAGCACGTTACCGTCAGCGTTATCTGGATCTCATCTCTAATGATGAATCGCGTAACACATTTAAAGTGCGTTCACAGATAATGGCCGGCATTCGTCAGTTCATGGTTGGTCGCGGCTTTATGGAAGTCGAAACCCCGATGATGCAGGTGATCCCGGGTGGCGCAGCGGCACGTCCGTTTATTACCCATCACAATGCGCTGGATCTGGACATGTACCTGCGTATCGCGCCGGAACTGTACCTGAAACGTCTGGTCGTGGGCGGCTTCGAACGTGTATTCGAAATCAACCGTAACTTCCGTAACGAAGGCATTTCCGTACGCCATAACCCAGAGTTCACCATGATGGAACTCTATATGGCGTACGCAGATTATAAAGATCTGATCGAGCTGACCGAATCGCTATTCCGCACCCTGGCGCAGGACGTCCTGGGCAAAACCGAAGTGCCTTACGGCGACAACGTGTTTGATTTCGGCAAACCGTTTGAAAAACTGACCATGCGTGAAGCAATCAAAAAATACCGTCCGGAAACGGACATGGCCGAGCTGGATAACTTTGACTCTGCCAAAACGATTGCGGGATCTCTCGGCATCAAGGTTGAGAAGAGCTGGGGTCTGGGTCGCCTGGTCACTGAGATTTTTGAAGAAGTGGCGGAAGCGCATCTGATCCAGCCAACATTCATTACCGAATACCCGGCAGAAGTGTCTCCGCTGGCGCGCCGCAACGATGAAAATCCGGAAATTACCGATCGCTTTGAATTCTTTATCGGCGGTCGTGAAATCGGTAACGGCTTTAGCGAGCTGAACGACGCTGAAGATCAGGCCCAGCGCTTCCAGGATCAGGTTGACGCGAAAGCGGCTGGCGATGACGAAGCGATGTTCTTCGACGAAGACTACGTGACCGCGCTGGAACACGGTCTGCCGCCGACGGCGGGTCTGGGTATTGGTATCGACCGTATGGTAATGCTGTTCACCAACAGCCATACCATTCGTGACGTGATCCTGTTCCCGGCAATGCGCCCGGTTAAGTAA
- the trhA gene encoding PAQR family membrane homeostasis protein TrhA — protein MVQKAITPQGYTLAEEIANSISHGIGLVFGIVGLVLLLVQAVDSHAGPMAITSYSLYGGSMILLFLASTLYHAIPHPRAKTWLKKFDHCAIYLLIAGTYTPFLLVGLNSPLAHGLMVVIWSLALLGIVFKLTIAHRFEMLSVITYLTMGWLSLVVIYEMAVKLAAGSVVLLAIGGLVYSLGVIFYVCERIPWNHAIWHGFVLGGSICHFLAIYLYIASV, from the coding sequence ATGGTTCAAAAGGCAATAACCCCTCAGGGATACACACTGGCAGAGGAAATCGCCAACAGTATCAGCCACGGTATTGGGCTGGTATTTGGCATTGTCGGGCTGGTGCTACTGCTGGTTCAGGCCGTAGATAGCCATGCCGGACCTATGGCGATTACCAGCTACAGCCTGTACGGCGGCAGCATGATCCTGCTGTTTTTGGCCTCAACGCTGTATCACGCGATCCCGCATCCGCGGGCTAAGACCTGGCTGAAAAAATTTGATCACTGTGCGATTTACTTATTAATTGCCGGAACCTACACGCCTTTTTTGCTGGTTGGCCTGAATTCTCCGCTGGCGCACGGCCTGATGGTGGTTATCTGGAGTCTTGCCCTGCTGGGGATCGTCTTTAAGCTGACGATTGCCCACCGGTTCGAGATGCTGTCGGTGATAACCTATCTGACCATGGGCTGGCTATCGCTGGTGGTTATTTATGAAATGGCCGTCAAGCTGGCGGCGGGAAGCGTGGTACTGCTGGCAATTGGCGGGCTGGTCTATTCGCTGGGGGTTATTTTTTACGTTTGCGAGCGCATTCCCTGGAATCATGCTATCTGGCACGGCTTTGTTCTGGGTGGCAGCATCTGTCATTTTCTGGCGATTTATCTGTACATTGCCAGCGTCTGA
- the xerD gene encoding site-specific tyrosine recombinase XerD: MEKDLARIEQFLDALWLERNLAENTLSAYRRDLTMLVEWLHHRQLSLAQVQHDDLQALLAERLAGGYKATSSARLLSAIRRFFQHLYREKVRADDPSALLASPKLPQRLPKDLSEQQIERLLQAPVTDRPLELRDKAMLEVLYATGLRVSELVGLTMSDVSLRQGVVRVIGKGNKERLVPLGEEAVYWLETYLEHGRPWLLNGVSIDVLFPSQRAQQMTRQTFWHRIKHYALLAGIDSEKLSPHVLRHAFATHLLNHGADLRVVQMLLGHSDLSTTQIYTHVATERLRQLHQQHHPRA; encoded by the coding sequence ATGGAAAAGGATCTCGCACGTATAGAGCAGTTTCTTGATGCGCTCTGGCTTGAACGTAACCTCGCGGAGAATACGCTTAGCGCCTATCGTCGCGATCTGACCATGCTGGTGGAGTGGTTACATCACCGGCAGTTGTCTCTTGCCCAGGTGCAGCATGACGATCTCCAGGCGCTGCTGGCCGAACGGCTGGCGGGGGGGTATAAAGCGACCAGCTCCGCCCGGCTGCTAAGCGCGATACGGCGTTTTTTCCAGCACCTGTATCGGGAAAAGGTGCGTGCGGACGACCCCAGCGCGCTGCTGGCGTCACCAAAACTGCCGCAGCGGCTGCCTAAAGATTTATCCGAGCAGCAGATTGAACGTCTGCTGCAGGCGCCGGTGACCGATCGGCCGCTGGAACTGCGCGACAAAGCGATGCTGGAAGTGCTTTATGCCACCGGCCTGCGCGTCTCTGAACTGGTCGGATTGACAATGAGTGATGTCAGCCTGCGTCAGGGCGTAGTGCGGGTGATCGGCAAAGGGAACAAAGAACGGCTGGTGCCGCTGGGAGAAGAGGCGGTCTACTGGCTGGAAACGTACCTTGAGCACGGGCGACCGTGGTTGCTAAACGGCGTCTCGATTGACGTCCTGTTTCCCAGCCAGCGCGCGCAGCAGATGACCCGCCAGACCTTCTGGCATCGCATAAAACATTACGCTCTGCTTGCCGGGATCGATAGCGAGAAGCTGTCGCCGCACGTACTGCGTCATGCTTTTGCCACTCACTTACTGAATCACGGTGCGGATTTACGCGTCGTGCAAATGCTACTGGGCCACAGCGATCTTTCCACGACGCAAATTTACACCCATGTCGCCACTGAACGTTTAAGACAATTACATCAGCAGCATCATCCGCGCGCGTAA
- the yqfB gene encoding N(4)-acetylcytidine aminohydrolase, which yields MQANDITFFQRFQPDILAGRKTITLRDASESHFKTGDILRVGRFEDDVYFCTIQVVGTSTVTLDTLTEDHARQENMTLDELRKVIVGIYPNQTQFYVIDFKCV from the coding sequence ATGCAGGCCAATGACATCACTTTTTTTCAGCGCTTTCAGCCGGACATTCTGGCCGGGCGAAAAACGATTACGCTCCGTGATGCGTCCGAATCTCATTTTAAAACGGGCGATATCCTGCGGGTCGGGCGCTTTGAAGACGATGTGTATTTCTGCACTATTCAGGTTGTCGGCACTTCAACCGTGACATTAGACACGCTGACTGAAGATCACGCCCGTCAGGAAAATATGACGCTTGATGAGCTTAGAAAGGTGATTGTCGGGATCTACCCAAATCAGACACAGTTTTATGTGATTGATTTTAAATGTGTTTGA
- a CDS encoding protein YgfX has protein sequence MVLWQSDLRVSWRSQWLSLLLHGVVAAFVLLMPWPLSYMPLWLLMLSLVVFDCVRSQRRINARQGEIKLMTRSRLRWQGQEWEIIGTPWMLKSGMMLRLRKPGGRRQQHLWLAVDSMDRGEWRDLRRLIMQQPA, from the coding sequence GTGGTCCTGTGGCAATCTGATTTACGCGTCTCATGGCGCTCACAGTGGCTATCGCTTCTGCTTCATGGTGTGGTCGCCGCTTTTGTTTTACTGATGCCCTGGCCGTTAAGTTACATGCCATTATGGCTGCTGATGTTATCGCTGGTCGTGTTTGATTGCGTGCGCAGCCAACGGCGCATTAACGCACGTCAGGGTGAGATTAAACTCATGACCCGTTCCCGTTTGCGCTGGCAGGGTCAGGAGTGGGAAATTATTGGCACGCCGTGGATGCTGAAAAGCGGCATGATGCTGCGGTTGAGAAAACCCGGCGGCAGGCGGCAGCAGCATTTATGGCTGGCGGTCGATAGTATGGATCGCGGGGAGTGGCGCGATTTACGCCGGTTAATAATGCAACAACCGGCGTAA